The following coding sequences lie in one Arachis ipaensis cultivar K30076 chromosome B03, Araip1.1, whole genome shotgun sequence genomic window:
- the LOC107633563 gene encoding uncharacterized protein LOC107633563 — MVESDRLLYHRFKQPGLRINKEKSLHECILQGETKAISSSQRIILPKSFIRGPRYMFKDYSKLRILDDIDTFICAKILDKVRNPNLYAAVESTWSMDHVANTTIIVCACEEENFEVDNSFIVPYNPSLLLKYACHINVEYTCQTSAIKYLFKYVHKGNDKVTAAFYQSGTSQVDEIHNYVDCRYISACETAWRLFSYPIQIKESTIIRLSFHLPDDKNVIYKRFY, encoded by the exons ATGGTTGAATCTGATAGGTTGTTGTACCATAGATTTAAGCAGCCAGGCTTGAGGATTAATAAGGAGAAATCATTGCATGAGTGCATACTCCAGGGCGAAACTAAAGCAATAAGTTCTAGCCAAAGAATCATCTTGCCAAAGAGTTTCATTAGAGGGCCTAGATATATGTTTAAAGATT ATTCAAAACTGAGGATTCTTGATGACATAGATACATTCATCTGTGCAAAAATTCTTGATAAAGTGAGGAATCCAAATTTGTATGCAGCTGTTGAAAGTACATGGTCCATGGACCATGTGGCCAATACAACCATCATAGTCTGTGCATG TGAAGAAGAAAATTTTGAAGTGGACAACTCTTTCATTGTTCCTTACAACCCATCGCTACTTCTGAAATATGCATGCCATATCAATGTTGAGTATACTTGCCAGACTTCAGCCATAAAATATTTATTCAAGTATGTTCACAAAGGTAATGATAAAGTCACTGCTGCATTCTACCAAAGTGGTACATCACAGGTTGATGAGATACACAACTACGTTGATTGTAGATACATATCTGCGTGTGAGACAGCATGGAGGTTGTTTTCTTATCCTATTCAAATAAAGGAATCGACAATTATCAGATTGTCATTTCATTTACCAGATGATAAAAATGTGATCTACAAAAGATTCTACTGA
- the LOC107633564 gene encoding uncharacterized protein LOC107633564: protein MDFVGKFYLGDVGFMLKHGLIILYRGVRYHLKEYARRGPENEKKLFNLHHASLKNVIERSFEVLKKRFAIITSGTELHYDFETMTEIVLACFILHNILMGVDPGPHLIAQVDRELQDNNPKEDEIVRHEQDEDYRRRSMLRDEIATQIWADYQLGL, encoded by the coding sequence ATGGATTTTGTAGGAAAATTTTACCTTGGAGATGTTGGATTCATGTTGAAGCATGGATTAATTATCCTATATCGAGGTGTAAGATATCACTTAAAAGAGTATGCAAGACGTGGCccagaaaatgaaaagaaattatTTAATCTTCATCATGCTTCATTGAAAAATGTTATCGAAAGGTCATTtgaagttttgaagaaaagattTGCAATAATCACAAGTGGCACTGAACTACATTATGACTTTGAAACTATGACTGAAATTGTTCTAGCTTGTTTTATCTTACATAATATTTTAATGGGTGTAGATCCTGGTCCACATCTCATAGCTCAAGTTGATCGAGAATTGCAAGATAATAATCCAAAAGAGGATGAAATAGTTCGACATGAACAAGATGAAGACTATAGGCGGAGATCTATGTTAAGGGATGAAATAGCTACTCAAATATGGGCTGACTATCAACTAGGACTCTAA